Proteins found in one Hugenholtzia roseola DSM 9546 genomic segment:
- a CDS encoding transposase family protein, with protein sequence MDFSLFISQMQDPRRRVGQRYPFDAMMWMIFLSIACGYESSRKMASFCKAQEDLFVRHFKLKHGVPSHVTFHSLLFHLNSHLFCDA encoded by the coding sequence ATGGACTTTTCTCTCTTTATCAGCCAAATGCAAGACCCTCGTCGTCGGGTCGGGCAACGCTATCCGTTTGATGCGATGATGTGGATGATATTTCTAAGCATTGCTTGTGGTTATGAAAGTAGCCGTAAAATGGCATCTTTTTGTAAAGCTCAAGAAGATTTGTTTGTTCGGCATTTCAAGCTAAAACATGGTGTCCCCAGCCATGTAACCTTTCATAGTTTGCTGTTTCATTTAAATAGTCATCTTTTTTGTGATGCTTT